Below is a genomic region from Pyrinomonadaceae bacterium.
TTCGATGTGATGGATTTTGCCCTCCCGCAAGACGACTACGGAACCGGAATCAAGGATGCCTTTCCTGAATGGCGAGACGCGATCAATCGCGCCGATGGACTGGTGATTGTCACGCCGGAATACAACCACGGCTATCCGGGAGCCTTGAAAAGCGTGCTCGATCTGCTGCTCAAAGAATACGTCCACAAAGCCGTTGCGCTTGTGGGCATCTCGGGTGGGACTTTCGGAGGAACCCGCGTCGTTGAGTCGCTGGTGCCGATGGTGCGCGAGCTGGGTCTGGCCGTGACGTTCGCCGATCTCAATTTCCCGAAGGTGCACGAGAAATTCGATCAGAACGGCGTCTTACTGGATTCCGCGTACGGGAAAAGAGTCAAAGATTTTCTGGATGAGCTTGTCTGGATGAGCCGCGTCCTGAAATGGGGACGCGAGAACCTGCCGTCGAAACACCATCCATTGCAGGACGCTGAAGTAGCGAGTTAAGCGGTCCACTGTGAATTGCGATGGCAATTCAACTCGATCACATAATGATTCCGTCGCGCGACAAAGTCGCCGCTGCCAGGCTGCTCGGAGAGTTGCTCGGAGTGCCGTGGTCGGAAACGACCGTCGGCCCATTCTCGGCCGTGTACATCAATGATGGATTGACGTTCGACTTTGATGAATGGACGGATCCGTTTCCGCTGATTCACTACTGCTTTCGCGTCGGGGCAGATGAATTCGACGCGATTCTTGAACGGATCAAAGCCGCCGGCATAGCGTATCGCAGCAATGTTCACGGCTCGGTCGATTTTCGAATCAACACTTTCAATGGCGGCCGGGGCGTGTACTGGAACGAACCTGACGGACATCAATGGGAGATGTTAACCGTTAGTTACGCGCGCGAAACCTAGTCAGGTTAGAGCAGCTTGTCAGGCAAAAGACCGCCGGGCGGCAGCAGCAAATTCACAATAATTCCCGGCGCAAAATCCATCAACCAAACCGTCAGTTTTGTGATCACAATTATGGACATTAACAATCTT
It encodes:
- a CDS encoding NAD(P)H-dependent oxidoreductase, which produces MPVMDTYLDSKLFLPLILGTNRKDRKSVFVANWLHGEMEKRPEIETQLFDVMDFALPQDDYGTGIKDAFPEWRDAINRADGLVIVTPEYNHGYPGALKSVLDLLLKEYVHKAVALVGISGGTFGGTRVVESLVPMVRELGLAVTFADLNFPKVHEKFDQNGVLLDSAYGKRVKDFLDELVWMSRVLKWGRENLPSKHHPLQDAEVAS
- a CDS encoding VOC family protein translates to MAIQLDHIMIPSRDKVAAARLLGELLGVPWSETTVGPFSAVYINDGLTFDFDEWTDPFPLIHYCFRVGADEFDAILERIKAAGIAYRSNVHGSVDFRINTFNGGRGVYWNEPDGHQWEMLTVSYARET